In Halarcobacter bivalviorum, a genomic segment contains:
- a CDS encoding YgiQ family radical SAM protein → MSANKQQRFLPTTKKEMDELGWDQCDVILVSGDAYIDSPFIGVAVVGRILEALGFKVGIIGQPDITNEDVKRLGEPKLYWGVSGGSIDSMVSNYTATKKFRNSDDYTPGGKNDKRPDRATLVYTNLIRRHYKDTVPIVLGGIEASLRRVTHYDFWTNKLRKPILFDAKADYLIYGMGEVAIREFSTALRDGKDPREVRGVCYISKEPVEEFLQLPSHQECLDNKEKYIDLFDDFYKNNDPISAKGLCQKVDTRYAIQNPPCDYLNEQEMDEVASYNYIRDLHPYHKPQGKVKCLETIKFSIQTHHGCWGECNFCAIGVHQGRTIRTRSEKNILWEAKEFTQDKDFKGVISDVGGPTANMYGYECNKKLKKGTCAEIRCVDYDRLCKVMKVDHSRHLNLLRDIRKVPGVKKAFVASGLRYDFIPADKKYGYEYLKELVEHHISGQMKVAPEHTSDRVLKLMGKPGKQPLIDFKKMYDKLNKEAGKKQFLTYYLIAAHPGCEEKDMHELKQFTTHELKMNPEQAQIFTPTPGTYSSVMYYTEMDPETREKIYVEKDRNRKEKQKSIVIDKKYYQRRKNSSAGLQS, encoded by the coding sequence ATGAGTGCAAATAAACAACAAAGATTTTTACCAACTACAAAAAAAGAGATGGATGAACTTGGCTGGGACCAATGTGATGTAATATTAGTAAGTGGGGATGCTTATATTGATTCTCCATTTATTGGTGTTGCAGTTGTTGGAAGAATACTTGAAGCTTTAGGTTTTAAAGTAGGAATAATAGGTCAACCTGATATAACAAATGAAGATGTAAAAAGATTAGGAGAACCTAAATTATACTGGGGAGTTAGTGGTGGAAGTATTGACTCTATGGTATCAAATTATACAGCAACAAAAAAATTTAGAAATTCAGATGATTATACTCCTGGTGGAAAAAATGATAAAAGACCAGACCGTGCAACATTAGTATATACAAATCTTATTAGAAGACATTATAAAGATACAGTTCCAATTGTATTAGGTGGAATTGAAGCAAGTTTAAGAAGAGTTACTCATTATGATTTTTGGACAAATAAATTAAGAAAACCAATTCTTTTTGATGCAAAAGCAGACTATCTTATTTATGGTATGGGAGAAGTAGCAATTAGAGAGTTTTCAACTGCTTTAAGAGATGGAAAAGACCCAAGAGAAGTTAGAGGAGTTTGTTATATCTCTAAAGAGCCTGTAGAAGAGTTTTTACAACTTCCATCTCATCAAGAGTGTTTAGATAATAAAGAGAAATATATAGACCTTTTTGATGATTTTTATAAAAATAATGATCCTATATCTGCAAAGGGACTTTGTCAAAAAGTAGATACAAGATATGCAATTCAAAATCCTCCATGTGATTATTTAAATGAGCAAGAGATGGATGAGGTAGCTTCATATAACTATATAAGAGATTTACATCCATACCATAAACCACAAGGAAAAGTTAAATGTTTAGAGACGATAAAATTCTCTATTCAGACTCATCACGGATGTTGGGGAGAATGTAACTTCTGTGCTATTGGAGTTCATCAAGGAAGAACAATAAGAACTAGAAGTGAAAAAAATATTCTTTGGGAAGCAAAAGAGTTTACACAAGACAAAGATTTTAAAGGTGTAATCTCAGATGTTGGTGGACCAACAGCTAATATGTATGGTTATGAGTGTAATAAAAAGCTTAAAAAAGGAACTTGTGCAGAGATTAGATGTGTTGATTATGACAGACTTTGTAAGGTAATGAAAGTTGACCATAGTAGACATTTAAACTTATTAAGAGACATAAGGAAAGTTCCAGGGGTAAAAAAAGCTTTTGTTGCTTCAGGTTTACGATATGACTTTATTCCAGCAGATAAAAAGTATGGCTATGAGTATTTAAAAGAATTGGTAGAACATCATATTTCTGGACAAATGAAAGTTGCTCCTGAACATACTTCTGATAGAGTTTTAAAACTTATGGGAAAACCAGGAAAACAACCACTAATTGATTTTAAAAAAATGTATGATAAATTAAATAAAGAAGCGGGTAAAAAGCAGTTTTTAACATACTATTTAATTGCAGCACATCCAGGTTGTGAAGAGAAAGATATGCATGAGTTAAAACAGTTTACAACTCATGAATTAAAGATGAATCCAGAACAAGCACAGATTTTTACTCCAACACCAGGAACTTACTCTTCTGTTATGTACTATACAGAGATGGATCCAGAAACAAGAGAAAAAATTTATGTGGAAAAAGATAGAAATAGAAAAGAGAAACAAAAAAGCATAGTAATTGATAAAAAGTATTATCAACGAAGAAAAAACAGTAGTGCAGGCTTACAAAGCTAA
- a CDS encoding competence/damage-inducible protein A, with the protein MLKQANFYSVIIGTELLNGRRKDAHFAFLNEQLLKRGWTHKASFVIEDDTSLMENIYKLIKEDKNSVMFSYGGIGATPDDYTRQIAAKVFRDGKMEYNQKAQELIINQFGQEAYPHRIEMGNLPINAKLLKNVVNNVAGFYLDDRFFFTPGFPSMSQSMVIEALDKHYAKNELIKYRKTLTAFCGENDLISLMKEVPSEIELSSLPKIIEDKRQVVLSLSSSNKELLETNFEKFINFCQEKSIKYTLEDINQVK; encoded by the coding sequence ATGCTTAAACAAGCAAATTTCTACTCAGTAATTATTGGTACAGAATTATTAAATGGGCGTCGAAAAGATGCCCATTTTGCTTTTTTAAATGAGCAACTTCTTAAAAGAGGTTGGACACACAAAGCCTCTTTTGTGATTGAAGATGATACAAGTTTAATGGAAAATATCTATAAGCTCATAAAAGAAGATAAAAATTCTGTGATGTTTTCATATGGTGGTATTGGTGCTACTCCTGATGATTATACGAGACAAATAGCTGCAAAAGTATTTCGAGATGGGAAAATGGAATATAATCAAAAAGCACAAGAGCTTATAATAAACCAATTTGGACAAGAGGCTTATCCCCATAGAATAGAGATGGGAAATCTTCCTATAAATGCAAAACTTCTTAAAAATGTAGTAAATAATGTAGCTGGTTTTTATTTAGATGATAGATTCTTTTTTACTCCAGGTTTCCCTTCAATGAGTCAATCCATGGTTATTGAAGCTTTAGATAAACATTATGCTAAAAATGAACTAATAAAATATAGAAAGACTCTAACTGCTTTTTGTGGAGAAAATGATTTAATCTCTTTGATGAAAGAAGTACCTAGTGAAATAGAGTTATCTTCTTTACCTAAAATAATTGAGGATAAAAGACAAGTAGTTCTCTCTTTAAGTTCTTCAAATAAAGAACTCTTAGAAACAAATTTTGAAAAATTTATAAATTTTTGTCAAGAAAAGAGTATAAAATATACTCTTGAAGATATAAATCAAGTAAAATAA
- a CDS encoding mechanosensitive ion channel domain-containing protein, translated as MRFIFIFSLLFSFCLSAAIDTKLFDTKENIQYFEKIEQQIENSLKKEEKPLKIIEDERKYLEILKEANEKVVSIKEYKDTQIETSNEAIEAMKFLVDLDKKEDEDKELSFEVQENLSYLKKRIENILEIEKNRLLIYQLQFAYNKIEKANLDKKISLYEKHKIEILNRIDGSLNDLRIEKESTLTTSINKNNNEINNFEESINSLKNSLQRERLNDNTKTILELEKKINLVDKKRENLLISNIYLSSKKLLLFLKEKNEEAYLKEYRFLNSIILEVNEYKYLKEAFAHLAKKRLNNTKLALATSNIKISTFFDSIKAFFDTSLVVFNEQAITPMSLVKAFILIIIGIVIGKIYKRWIFKISSKWPNISEMSLKISSNVGFYLIIFITFIIALGSLGIDMSSISLIAGALSIGIGFGLQTVVSNFISGIILMFERTIRIGDVIEISDLLKGTVTDIRVRSTTVKTFDNIDIVVPNSSFIQNNVINWTLEDKSRRLHVPFGVAYGTKIEKVKEVVLEELLNSSLTFIRDDKDKQPEIRFENMNNSSVDLELLVWIKTNDRVTPNALKSDFLLLIYNTLYKNNIEIPFPQLDLHIKK; from the coding sequence ATGAGATTTATTTTTATTTTTTCTTTACTTTTCTCTTTTTGTCTTTCAGCTGCAATTGATACAAAACTTTTTGATACAAAAGAGAACATTCAATATTTTGAAAAAATTGAACAACAAATAGAAAACTCTTTAAAAAAAGAGGAAAAACCTCTAAAAATAATAGAAGATGAAAGAAAATATCTAGAAATTTTAAAAGAAGCAAATGAAAAAGTTGTTTCTATAAAAGAGTATAAAGATACGCAAATTGAAACTTCGAATGAAGCAATTGAAGCTATGAAGTTTTTAGTTGATTTAGATAAAAAAGAGGATGAAGATAAAGAGTTATCTTTTGAAGTACAAGAAAACTTATCTTATCTAAAAAAGAGAATTGAAAATATCTTAGAGATTGAAAAAAATAGACTGTTGATTTATCAATTACAATTTGCTTATAATAAAATAGAAAAAGCTAATCTTGATAAAAAAATCTCTTTATATGAAAAACATAAAATAGAAATTTTAAATAGAATTGATGGCTCTTTAAATGATTTAAGAATTGAAAAAGAGAGTACTCTAACAACAAGTATTAATAAAAATAACAATGAAATAAATAATTTTGAAGAGAGTATTAACTCTTTAAAAAACTCTCTTCAACGAGAGAGATTAAATGATAATACAAAAACTATTCTTGAACTTGAAAAGAAGATTAACTTAGTAGATAAAAAAAGAGAAAATCTACTTATTTCAAATATCTATTTATCTTCAAAAAAACTTCTACTTTTTCTAAAAGAGAAGAATGAAGAAGCTTATCTAAAAGAGTATAGATTTTTAAACTCAATTATTCTTGAAGTAAATGAGTACAAATATTTAAAAGAGGCCTTTGCCCACCTTGCAAAAAAGAGGTTAAATAATACGAAACTTGCCCTAGCAACATCAAATATAAAAATCTCTACTTTTTTTGATTCAATAAAAGCTTTTTTTGATACTAGCTTAGTAGTTTTTAATGAACAAGCCATAACTCCAATGAGTTTAGTAAAAGCCTTTATACTTATTATCATAGGGATTGTAATAGGGAAAATCTACAAAAGATGGATTTTTAAAATCTCTTCAAAATGGCCAAATATAAGTGAAATGTCATTAAAAATCTCTTCAAATGTTGGTTTTTATCTAATTATTTTTATTACTTTTATAATAGCTCTTGGAAGTTTAGGAATTGATATGTCCTCAATTTCACTAATCGCTGGAGCTTTATCTATTGGTATTGGGTTTGGACTTCAAACTGTTGTTTCAAACTTTATTTCTGGAATTATTCTAATGTTTGAAAGAACAATTAGAATTGGAGATGTTATTGAGATAAGTGATCTTTTAAAAGGTACAGTAACAGATATTAGAGTAAGGTCAACTACTGTTAAAACTTTTGATAATATTGATATTGTTGTGCCAAACTCATCTTTTATTCAAAACAATGTTATCAACTGGACTTTAGAAGATAAATCAAGAAGACTTCATGTTCCTTTTGGTGTTGCTTATGGAACAAAAATTGAAAAGGTAAAAGAAGTTGTTTTAGAAGAGTTATTAAATAGCAGTTTAACTTTTATCAGAGATGATAAAGATAAACAACCAGAAATTAGATTTGAAAATATGAATAATAGTAGTGTTGATTTGGAGCTTCTTGTTTGGATAAAAACAAACGATAGAGTTACTCCAAATGCTTTAAAATCAGACTTTCTACTTCTTATTTATAATACATTATATAAAAATAATATAGAAATTCCTTTCCCTCAATTGGATTTACATATTAAGAAATAA
- a CDS encoding adenylate kinase: protein MKKLFLIIGAPGSGKTTDAELIAKKHENITHYSTGDMLRAEIASGSKRGEEINSFVSKGLIVPIEIVIETIVTAIKNASTDIVVIDGYPRSIEQMTELDKYLVNESEVELTNVIEVEVSQDTAFKRVLGRAADAEVVRADDNEEVFLNRMKLYIEPLAEIKSFYTQKNLLKVISGEGTIEQIVQEMDEFIQSRV, encoded by the coding sequence TTGAAAAAACTATTTTTAATTATTGGAGCTCCTGGTTCTGGTAAAACTACAGATGCTGAACTTATTGCAAAAAAACATGAAAATATTACACACTATTCAACTGGAGACATGTTAAGAGCTGAAATTGCAAGTGGAAGTAAAAGAGGAGAAGAGATTAACTCTTTTGTTTCAAAAGGTTTAATTGTTCCTATTGAGATTGTAATTGAGACTATTGTAACTGCTATTAAAAATGCTTCAACTGATATAGTTGTAATTGATGGTTATCCAAGGTCTATTGAACAAATGACAGAACTAGATAAATATTTAGTAAATGAAAGTGAAGTAGAATTAACTAATGTTATTGAAGTTGAAGTATCTCAAGATACAGCTTTTAAAAGAGTTTTAGGAAGAGCTGCTGATGCAGAAGTTGTAAGAGCTGATGATAATGAAGAAGTATTTTTAAATAGAATGAAACTTTATATTGAGCCTTTAGCAGAAATCAAATCATTTTACACTCAAAAAAATCTTTTAAAAGTTATCAGTGGAGAGGGAACTATTGAGCAAATCGTTCAAGAGATGGATGAATTTATTCAATCAAGGGTTTAA
- a CDS encoding 2OG-Fe(II) oxygenase, giving the protein MKLDQISNYVFCDRRLNDFDFEIKLLPNPYYDYPFLIIKDFLSQTICDDIIKSVKKEDDFIDAKIKKENYLNYTDKSIRKTKIYKLSDEYKNIYTKRFLECQKQIEEYFSLALTTSTKVQVLEYQEGSFYKAHSDDSNMIYKDEELIGFKNVAINRKITTVLFASSCDEEKKEYNTFSGGELVFNFLFDEKGDVIKYKPKAGEMIVFLSNPYFTHEVLEVKSGYRLSLVQWHDALIS; this is encoded by the coding sequence TTGAAATTAGATCAAATTAGTAATTATGTTTTCTGTGATAGAAGATTAAATGATTTTGATTTTGAAATAAAACTACTTCCCAATCCCTATTATGATTATCCATTTTTAATTATAAAAGATTTTTTATCTCAAACAATATGTGATGATATTATAAAAAGTGTCAAAAAAGAAGATGATTTTATTGATGCAAAAATCAAAAAAGAGAACTATTTAAACTATACAGATAAAAGTATTAGAAAAACAAAAATTTATAAACTTTCAGATGAGTATAAAAATATCTATACAAAGAGATTTTTAGAGTGCCAAAAACAAATAGAAGAGTATTTTTCTTTAGCTCTTACTACAAGTACAAAAGTACAGGTTTTAGAGTATCAAGAAGGCTCTTTTTATAAAGCACACAGTGATGATTCAAATATGATTTATAAAGATGAAGAGCTTATAGGTTTTAAAAATGTAGCAATTAACAGAAAAATTACTACTGTTCTTTTTGCTTCTTCATGTGATGAGGAAAAGAAAGAGTATAACACTTTTAGTGGAGGAGAATTAGTTTTTAATTTTCTTTTTGATGAAAAGGGTGATGTTATAAAATATAAACCTAAAGCTGGAGAGATGATTGTCTTTTTAAGTAACCCCTATTTTACCCATGAAGTTTTAGAGGTAAAAAGTGGTTACAGATTGAGCTTAGTTCAATGGCATGATGCTCTTATTTCTTAA
- a CDS encoding cache domain-containing protein yields the protein MSKSLVDYKGIKVNKELYPIIKHIEDVDKYREELGRLSSSWDIFALLGQLGDINIDIGKTKENFLNLTTTLLNHLSEETVKKVTTEMKFKAQVAIDIVIRNLFERTADIGFLATDDDIREFLQNFVSRYNSDSVELKEQIQKRFLEYVQKYSVYYDIVLADTKGKVVARLDNNIKVDWLDKEFTQKIITSNEEYVESFQYHDFIPHKKKSLVYSYKVTQTNDSDSEVLGVLCLCFRFRDEMEGIFNNLVEKRNKEALTILDEEGYVIASSDKDYIPLESKLELVLDEDFKIVSFCGRDYIAKTCLTNGYQGFNGLKWYGHIMIPLEYAFLSNQNNEFKIDEAIINSMMENEQHFSKELKEVFNKSKTIQENLGRVIWNGNVSQSKLNSSNREFSKSLLSEIGVTGIKANSSLSNLNQTIISSILKDSEFLSSLAIDIMDRNLYERANDCRWWALTSYFRKAFDEKESLLYKEEEISAILKYINDLYTVYTNILVFDTEGKIIAVSNENEKFLVGKYLSQEWVGQTLKLEDTSKYCVSKFEKTNLYSNEATYVYCAAIRSFENADKINGGIAVVFDSTPQFEAMLQDSLPKGNESVFALFTTRDKKVISSTNKEIEINSIIELDDKFFQLKNAEQKSEVVEINNKYYALGVRCSQGYREYKSATDDYVNDVFCLVFNYIGEKAFDERKYENKSKFLNSGSKKIFTDSCVELATFHLGNKFLAVEAKNVIESISIDKLEVSIDMDKTNPFKGMVLYKDNLISVLDIRSFIKEDIKDEELNTIILFEYDKDNKEHCIGILVSSLQSVSVVEKDSIQQIQSHFLGAGTLIESLADISDYEESQVAMILDIKKIDDNLTKKL from the coding sequence ATGTCAAAGAGTTTAGTGGACTACAAAGGTATAAAAGTAAATAAAGAACTTTATCCAATAATCAAACATATTGAGGATGTGGATAAATATAGAGAAGAGTTAGGAAGGTTAAGCTCTTCTTGGGATATTTTTGCCCTTTTAGGACAATTAGGGGATATAAATATTGATATTGGAAAAACAAAAGAGAACTTCTTAAATCTTACTACTACTTTATTAAATCACTTAAGTGAAGAGACTGTAAAAAAAGTAACCACTGAAATGAAATTTAAAGCACAAGTTGCAATTGATATTGTGATTAGAAATCTTTTTGAAAGAACGGCAGATATTGGCTTTTTAGCAACTGATGATGATATTAGAGAGTTTTTACAAAACTTTGTGTCAAGATATAATAGTGATAGTGTTGAGTTAAAAGAGCAGATACAAAAAAGATTTTTAGAGTATGTACAAAAGTACTCTGTATATTATGACATTGTTCTTGCTGATACAAAAGGAAAAGTTGTAGCAAGGCTTGATAATAATATAAAAGTTGATTGGTTAGATAAAGAGTTTACTCAAAAAATAATAACTTCAAATGAGGAGTATGTAGAGAGTTTTCAATACCATGATTTTATTCCCCATAAAAAGAAATCTTTAGTTTACTCTTATAAGGTAACTCAAACAAATGATTCTGATTCTGAAGTACTTGGTGTTCTTTGTTTGTGTTTTAGATTTAGAGATGAGATGGAAGGTATTTTTAATAATTTAGTTGAAAAAAGAAATAAAGAGGCTTTAACTATTTTAGATGAAGAGGGTTATGTAATTGCTTCTAGTGATAAAGACTATATTCCTTTAGAATCAAAGCTTGAACTTGTACTAGATGAAGATTTTAAAATTGTCTCTTTTTGTGGAAGAGATTATATTGCAAAAACTTGTTTAACAAATGGTTATCAAGGTTTTAACGGTCTTAAATGGTATGGACATATTATGATTCCTTTAGAGTATGCTTTTTTAAGTAATCAAAATAATGAGTTTAAAATTGATGAAGCCATTATAAACTCAATGATGGAAAATGAACAACACTTCTCAAAAGAGTTAAAAGAGGTTTTTAATAAGAGTAAAACTATTCAAGAAAATCTTGGACGAGTAATTTGGAATGGGAATGTTTCTCAAAGTAAACTAAACTCTTCAAATAGAGAGTTCTCCAAATCACTTTTAAGTGAGATAGGAGTTACAGGAATAAAAGCAAACTCTTCTTTAAGTAATTTAAATCAAACAATTATTAGTTCAATTCTAAAAGATAGTGAGTTTCTATCTTCTCTTGCAATAGATATTATGGATAGAAATCTTTATGAAAGAGCAAATGATTGTAGATGGTGGGCTTTAACTTCATATTTTAGAAAAGCCTTTGATGAGAAAGAGTCATTACTTTATAAAGAAGAGGAAATTTCTGCAATTTTAAAATATATAAATGATTTATATACAGTTTATACAAATATTTTAGTTTTTGATACAGAAGGTAAAATAATTGCTGTTTCAAATGAAAATGAAAAGTTTTTAGTGGGTAAATATCTCTCTCAAGAGTGGGTAGGGCAAACTTTAAAACTAGAAGATACTTCTAAATATTGTGTATCAAAATTTGAAAAAACAAATCTTTATTCAAATGAGGCTACTTATGTTTATTGTGCGGCAATTAGGTCTTTTGAAAATGCAGATAAAATTAATGGTGGAATAGCTGTTGTTTTTGATTCTACACCTCAATTTGAAGCTATGTTACAAGATAGTTTACCAAAAGGAAATGAGAGCGTTTTTGCTCTTTTTACAACAAGGGATAAAAAGGTAATCTCTTCTACAAATAAAGAGATTGAAATCAACTCTATAATTGAACTTGATGATAAGTTTTTCCAGTTAAAAAATGCAGAACAAAAAAGTGAAGTAGTTGAAATAAATAATAAATATTATGCTTTAGGTGTACGATGTTCGCAAGGATATAGAGAGTATAAAAGTGCAACAGATGATTATGTAAATGATGTTTTCTGTTTAGTCTTTAATTATATAGGAGAAAAAGCTTTTGATGAAAGAAAATATGAAAATAAATCAAAGTTTTTAAATAGTGGTTCTAAAAAAATATTTACAGATTCTTGTGTTGAATTAGCAACTTTTCACTTAGGAAATAAATTTCTTGCAGTTGAAGCAAAAAATGTTATAGAATCAATCTCTATTGATAAGTTAGAGGTTTCAATAGATATGGATAAAACTAATCCTTTTAAAGGAATGGTTTTGTATAAAGATAATCTAATTTCTGTACTTGATATAAGAAGCTTTATTAAAGAAGATATAAAAGATGAAGAGTTAAATACTATTATTCTTTTTGAGTATGATAAGGATAATAAAGAGCATTGTATTGGTATTTTAGTCTCTTCTTTACAGAGTGTTTCTGTTGTGGAAAAAGACTCAATTCAACAAATCCAAAGTCATTTTTTAGGAGCAGGAACTCTAATTGAGAGTTTAGCTGATATTAGTGATTATGAAGAATCACAAGTTGCAATGATACTTGATATTAAAAAGATAGATGATAATTTAACAAAGAAACTCTAA